A single Phragmites australis chromosome 4, lpPhrAust1.1, whole genome shotgun sequence DNA region contains:
- the LOC133916261 gene encoding uncharacterized protein LOC133916261, with protein MGNLVSGDAAVGASGGGKVVTADGSVRALREPVSVAELMMDHPRHFVVDARVVKEQGQQHQGEGVKVAPLPADHVLGAGGVYVLLPATRGKVSAEEARRALMAARSLARSRSMPGGLRRKLSSRKNRKADADGPAQCEEATKTEEEEAARPDGLEEHRPEFLSRELSIRGWKPSLRTIEERVAPKKVPHWLF; from the coding sequence ATGGGCAACCTGGTGTCGGGGGACGCGGCCGTGGGCGCGAGCGGCGGCGGGAAGGTGGTGACGGCGGACGGGAGCGTGCGGGCGCTCAGGGAGCCCGTGTCTGTGGCTGAGCTCATGATGGACCACCCGCGACACTTCGTCGTCGACGCGCGCGTCGTCAAGGAGCAGGGGCAGCAGCATCAGGGCGAGGGCGTCAAGGTCGCGCCGCTGCCGGCCGACCACGTGCTGGGCGCCGGCGGGGTGTACGTCCTGCTGCCGGCCACCCGGGGGAAGGTGTCGGCCGAGGAGGCGCGGCGCGCGCTGATGGCGGCCCGGTCGCTGGCACGGTCCAGGTCGATGCCGGGCGGGCTGAGGAGGAAGCTGTCGTCCAGGAAGAACCGCAAGGCTGACGCCGATGGGCCAGCGCAgtgcgaggaggccacgaagaccgaggaggaggaggcggcgaggcCAGACGGGCTCGAGGAGCACCGGCCGGAGTTCCTGAGCCGGGAGCTGTCGATCAGGGGGTGGAAGCCGAGCCTGCGGACCATCGAGGAGCGCGTGGCGCCCAAGAAGGTGCCCCATTGGCTGTTCTGA